Proteins found in one Meiothermus sp. Pnk-1 genomic segment:
- a CDS encoding protoglobin domain-containing protein, with protein sequence MPTEKSLAEFYRKAQLIWEQIPPPARLQPRDGRILAKHQDLLLSWEDRIVQGFYDTLFQHPPTQRIFHPGERPIREATLRRWWRRTVSGPFNGEYFAWQALVGLVHVKRQVSNAMMAGMWGWMVERVSEEARQELGEQSLPLIQAFSRLAASVSALIAQSYLDEHLAALARRLATSQEKLEEEARREAGHHLSHISP encoded by the coding sequence GTGCCAACCGAGAAATCCCTGGCTGAGTTCTACCGCAAGGCCCAGCTCATCTGGGAACAGATCCCTCCACCTGCCCGCCTTCAACCCCGTGACGGCAGGATCCTCGCCAAACACCAAGACCTTTTGCTCTCCTGGGAGGACCGAATTGTTCAGGGATTCTACGACACCCTTTTCCAACACCCTCCCACCCAACGTATCTTCCATCCGGGCGAGCGCCCCATCCGCGAAGCCACCCTGCGCCGCTGGTGGCGGCGTACGGTGAGCGGCCCCTTCAACGGGGAGTATTTCGCCTGGCAGGCCTTGGTAGGGCTGGTGCACGTCAAACGGCAGGTGAGCAACGCCATGATGGCGGGAATGTGGGGCTGGATGGTGGAGCGAGTAAGCGAGGAAGCCAGGCAGGAGCTAGGGGAGCAAAGCCTCCCGCTTATCCAGGCCTTTAGCCGCCTGGCTGCCAGTGTAAGCGCCCTCATCGCGCAAAGCTACCTCGATGAACACTTGGCCGCCCTAGCCCGTCGCCTCGCCACCTCCCAGGAGAAGCTCGAAGAGGAGGCCCGCCGCGAAGCTGGGCACCACCTATCCCACATAAGCCCCTAA
- the tgt gene encoding tRNA guanosine(34) transglycosylase Tgt has product MFDFRITTQAGRARTGLLQTPHGLVHTPLFMPVGTLGSVKGLSPQEIQEIGSQIVLANTYHLLLRPGPERVRALGGLHRFAAYSGPWLTDSGGFQVMSLGHLRRISEEGVVFQSHINGDLIELSPEKSVAVQEALGADVIMAFDECPPYPAHREYMKESIERTLRWLERCLKAKTRPDQALFAIAQGGIDLELRRISTEATVAYDTPGFAIGGLAVGEPKEAMYPAVELSTRILPESKPRYLMGVGHPEDLVASVALGVDMFDCVYPTRTGRFGYALVAEGRMNLKLTRHLDDPRPIDPECDCYACRHFSRAYLAHLIRAEEMLGLRMVSLHNLRYLHRLMEQARSAIAENRYGEFARDFAQQRFGQEVPGWFARALQEGGHWE; this is encoded by the coding sequence GTGTTCGACTTTCGCATCACCACCCAGGCAGGCCGAGCCCGCACCGGGCTCTTGCAGACCCCGCACGGTTTGGTGCACACCCCGCTCTTCATGCCGGTGGGTACGCTAGGCTCGGTCAAGGGCCTCAGCCCCCAGGAGATTCAGGAGATCGGTTCGCAGATCGTCCTGGCCAACACCTATCACCTGCTCTTGCGCCCCGGCCCCGAGCGAGTAAGAGCCCTGGGCGGGCTGCACCGCTTCGCCGCCTATAGCGGCCCCTGGCTCACCGACTCCGGCGGCTTCCAGGTGATGAGCCTAGGCCACCTGCGGCGCATCTCGGAGGAAGGGGTGGTCTTTCAAAGCCATATCAACGGCGACCTGATCGAGCTGTCGCCGGAAAAAAGCGTAGCCGTGCAGGAAGCGTTGGGGGCAGACGTCATCATGGCCTTTGACGAGTGCCCACCCTACCCGGCCCACCGGGAGTATATGAAGGAGTCCATCGAGCGAACCCTGCGCTGGCTCGAGCGCTGCCTGAAGGCCAAAACCCGCCCCGACCAAGCCCTCTTTGCCATCGCCCAGGGAGGGATAGACCTCGAGCTGCGCAGAATAAGCACGGAGGCCACAGTCGCCTACGACACCCCCGGATTCGCCATCGGTGGGCTCGCCGTAGGCGAGCCCAAGGAGGCCATGTACCCGGCGGTGGAGCTTTCGACCCGCATTCTGCCCGAAAGCAAGCCCCGCTACCTGATGGGGGTGGGCCACCCGGAGGATCTGGTCGCGTCGGTAGCGCTGGGGGTAGACATGTTCGACTGCGTATACCCCACCCGCACTGGACGCTTTGGCTACGCCTTGGTCGCGGAGGGCCGGATGAACCTCAAGCTCACCCGGCATCTCGACGATCCCAGGCCGATTGACCCAGAGTGCGACTGCTACGCCTGCCGTCACTTCAGCCGGGCCTATCTGGCGCACCTGATCCGGGCCGAGGAGATGCTGGGCCTGCGCATGGTGAGCCTGCACAACCTGCGCTATCTGCACCGGTTGATGGAGCAGGCCCGAAGCGCGATTGCCGAAAACCGCTACGGCGAGTTCGCCCGGGACTTTGCCCAGCAGCGTTTCGGCCAGGAGGTGCCGGGGTGGTTCGCTCGCGCCCTGCAAGAAGGCGGTCACTGGGAATAG
- the plsX gene encoding phosphate acyltransferase PlsX produces MKPIALDAMGGDYAPRETVAGALLAAKEGIPVVLVGQAPALKAELHKQGGDLPLVEAPEYITMQDAATDVRKKRGASINVCMELLKKGEASAVVAMGHTGATLASALFHLGRIQGVERPTLLIEMPSEKGRVYLTDGGANVDCKPHWLVQFAVMATAYAEAQGVNNPRVGLLSIGEEEGKGNALTNETYPRLKATPGIRFHGNVEGRDIFKGTTDIVVTDGYTGNVVLKLSEGEARTLLKWVREALSSSPLAKLGGLLARGSLQRLRAKMDPAEYGAMPLLGVEGPVFIGHGSADARAVHNAIRKAKSAVEAGLVERVRAGIARLAPAES; encoded by the coding sequence GTGAAACCCATTGCCCTCGACGCTATGGGCGGCGACTACGCCCCCCGGGAAACCGTGGCCGGGGCGCTGTTGGCCGCCAAAGAAGGCATCCCGGTGGTCCTGGTCGGGCAGGCCCCAGCGCTCAAGGCCGAACTGCACAAGCAGGGTGGCGACCTCCCGCTGGTGGAAGCGCCCGAGTACATCACCATGCAAGACGCCGCTACCGATGTACGCAAGAAGCGAGGGGCCTCGATCAACGTATGCATGGAGCTGCTAAAGAAGGGGGAAGCCTCGGCTGTGGTCGCGATGGGCCATACTGGGGCCACCCTGGCCTCGGCCCTGTTCCACCTGGGGCGCATCCAGGGCGTCGAGCGCCCCACCTTGCTCATCGAGATGCCCAGCGAGAAAGGCCGGGTCTACCTTACCGATGGCGGGGCTAACGTGGACTGCAAGCCGCATTGGCTGGTGCAGTTCGCGGTGATGGCCACGGCCTACGCCGAGGCCCAGGGGGTAAACAACCCCCGCGTGGGCCTGCTCTCCATCGGCGAGGAAGAGGGCAAGGGCAACGCGCTCACCAACGAGACCTACCCGCGGCTCAAGGCCACGCCGGGAATCCGCTTTCACGGCAACGTGGAAGGCCGCGACATCTTCAAGGGGACCACCGACATCGTGGTGACCGACGGCTACACCGGGAACGTAGTCCTCAAGCTCTCCGAGGGAGAAGCCCGGACCCTCCTGAAATGGGTTCGCGAAGCCCTCTCGAGTTCACCTCTGGCCAAGCTGGGTGGGCTGTTGGCGCGGGGTTCACTGCAACGCCTGCGGGCCAAGATGGACCCCGCCGAATATGGGGCGATGCCCCTTTTGGGGGTGGAGGGTCCGGTCTTTATCGGGCATGGCTCGGCAGATGCTCGAGCGGTACACAACGCCATCCGTAAAGCCAAAAGCGCGGTCGAGGCCGGCCTGGTCGAGCGGGTGCGGGCGGGAATTGCTCGGCTTGCCCCGGCGGAGAGCTGA
- the rpmB gene encoding 50S ribosomal protein L28, translating to MSRICEISGKRPTVVNSVTRRGKAKADGGVGKKTTGISKRWQYPNLQKVTVTVAGQEITFRVATSYVHKVYELAERAKGMQLEGLTAKQIKAKLLQLV from the coding sequence ATGTCCAGGATTTGCGAGATCAGCGGAAAGCGCCCGACCGTGGTCAACTCGGTCACCCGGCGGGGTAAGGCCAAGGCCGACGGCGGTGTGGGTAAGAAGACCACCGGCATCAGCAAGCGCTGGCAGTACCCCAACCTGCAAAAGGTCACCGTCACCGTAGCGGGCCAGGAGATCACTTTCCGGGTCGCTACCAGCTACGTGCACAAGGTTTACGAGCTGGCCGAGCGGGCCAAGGGCATGCAACTCGAGGGGCTCACCGCTAAGCAGATCAAAGCCAAGCTGCTCCAGCTCGTATAG
- a CDS encoding pyridoxal phosphate-dependent aminotransferase: MRGLSQRVRSLKPSATVAVNAKALELRRQGVDLIAMTAGEPDFDTPQHIKDAALRAMQAGKTKYAPPAGIPELREAISAKFKRENGLEIPPEQTVVTVGGKQALFNLFQAILDPGDEVIVIGPYWVSYPEMVRFAQGHPVEVLTGPESGFVPDPEEIEAKVTPRTKALVLNSPGNPTGAVYPPEVIRAIAELANKHDFYLVSDEIYEHLIYEGEHFSPAHVAPERTITVNGAAKAYAMTGWRIGYAGGPKDVIKGIIDVSSQSTTSPDTIAQWAMVEALNNVEESGKFIAMAREAYRKRRDLIVKGLNDIGLITPMVNGAFYVLSDVSRIDPDENKAALRMLEEAKVAVVPGTDFAAPHHVRFSYATSEENIKKALERIGSML, encoded by the coding sequence ATGCGAGGCTTGTCCCAGCGCGTCAGGTCCCTGAAACCCTCGGCCACCGTGGCGGTGAACGCCAAAGCCCTCGAACTGCGCCGCCAGGGCGTGGACCTTATCGCCATGACCGCCGGTGAGCCGGACTTTGACACCCCCCAGCACATCAAGGACGCGGCTTTGCGGGCCATGCAGGCCGGCAAGACCAAGTACGCGCCCCCGGCCGGCATCCCCGAGCTGCGCGAGGCCATCAGCGCCAAGTTCAAGCGCGAGAACGGGCTGGAGATCCCCCCCGAGCAGACCGTGGTCACGGTGGGAGGAAAGCAGGCCTTGTTCAACCTCTTCCAGGCCATCCTCGACCCCGGCGACGAGGTGATCGTCATCGGGCCCTACTGGGTTTCCTACCCCGAGATGGTGCGCTTCGCCCAGGGCCACCCCGTCGAGGTGCTCACCGGCCCCGAGTCGGGCTTCGTGCCCGACCCTGAGGAGATCGAAGCCAAAGTCACGCCCCGTACCAAGGCCCTGGTGCTCAATTCGCCGGGCAACCCCACCGGCGCGGTGTATCCGCCCGAGGTGATCCGGGCCATCGCCGAGCTGGCCAACAAGCACGATTTCTACCTGGTCTCCGACGAGATCTACGAGCACCTGATCTACGAGGGCGAGCACTTCTCCCCGGCCCACGTCGCCCCTGAGCGCACCATCACCGTCAACGGCGCGGCCAAGGCCTACGCCATGACCGGCTGGCGCATCGGCTACGCGGGCGGGCCCAAGGACGTGATCAAGGGGATCATCGACGTCTCGAGCCAGTCCACCACCTCCCCCGACACCATCGCCCAGTGGGCCATGGTCGAGGCCCTCAACAACGTCGAGGAATCAGGCAAGTTCATCGCCATGGCCCGCGAGGCTTACCGCAAGCGCCGCGACCTGATCGTGAAGGGCCTCAACGACATTGGCCTGATCACGCCCATGGTCAACGGGGCCTTCTACGTGCTCTCTGACGTGAGCCGCATCGACCCCGACGAGAATAAGGCCGCGCTGCGGATGCTCGAGGAGGCCAAGGTGGCGGTGGTCCCCGGCACCGACTTCGCCGCGCCGCACCACGTGCGCTTCTCTTACGCTACCAGCGAGGAAAATATCAAGAAGGCCCTCGAGCGCATCGGCTCGATGCTATAA
- a CDS encoding mechanosensitive ion channel family protein: protein MEPTLLQANTLPWQVLLGLGVVSLVLWLGRTGARLFNQVGRLTPMSGDDRYWRLLGWVWWGVALVGGLSLLAEIFRHPLEPFRTWGHQLAQWLGSRGLAGLLILASASLAYRMIPLLLGRIPVATSSEFTRQQVRGQTLKAVLDSGLRALVLVVGGLFFLSNLGLNVTALLAGVGVAGLAVSFAAQNLIRDLINGFFILLEDQFGVGDVITVGALTGTVERFNLRITVLRDVEGRVHFLPNSGITVVSVLSRDWARAVVDVPVSWKEDLERALEAFRDEAERFYQDPQWRPKFSAPPDVQGVQQLANEAIVLRVLFTTKPKEQWEVGREFRRRIAERFGREAIKTPATQ, encoded by the coding sequence ATGGAACCTACCCTCCTGCAAGCCAACACCCTCCCCTGGCAGGTCCTCTTGGGCTTAGGGGTCGTCTCACTCGTGCTATGGCTGGGGCGCACCGGAGCCCGTCTTTTCAACCAGGTCGGACGCCTGACGCCCATGTCGGGAGATGACCGCTACTGGCGCCTCCTGGGATGGGTCTGGTGGGGGGTGGCCCTGGTGGGCGGGCTATCGCTGCTTGCCGAAATCTTCCGCCATCCCTTGGAACCCTTTCGCACCTGGGGCCACCAGCTCGCCCAGTGGCTGGGCTCGAGGGGGCTCGCCGGCCTCCTCATCCTGGCTTCGGCCTCCCTCGCGTACCGGATGATCCCCTTGCTGCTGGGCCGGATACCCGTGGCGACCTCCAGCGAGTTCACCCGGCAGCAGGTGCGAGGCCAAACCCTAAAAGCCGTGCTGGACTCGGGGCTTCGCGCGCTGGTGCTGGTGGTGGGGGGGCTATTCTTCCTCTCCAACTTGGGGCTCAATGTCACCGCGCTCTTAGCCGGGGTGGGGGTGGCGGGCCTGGCGGTGAGCTTCGCCGCGCAAAACCTCATCCGCGACCTGATCAACGGGTTTTTCATCCTGCTGGAAGACCAGTTCGGGGTGGGGGACGTGATCACCGTGGGGGCCCTCACCGGCACCGTGGAGCGCTTCAACCTGCGCATTACCGTGCTGCGCGACGTAGAAGGCCGGGTACACTTCCTGCCCAACTCGGGCATCACGGTGGTTTCGGTGTTGAGCCGGGACTGGGCGCGGGCGGTGGTAGACGTGCCGGTTTCCTGGAAGGAGGACCTCGAGCGAGCCTTGGAGGCCTTTCGCGACGAAGCCGAACGGTTTTACCAAGACCCCCAGTGGAGACCCAAATTTTCTGCCCCGCCGGACGTGCAAGGGGTGCAACAGCTGGCCAACGAGGCCATCGTCCTGCGGGTGTTGTTCACCACCAAGCCCAAGGAGCAGTGGGAAGTGGGGCGGGAATTTCGCCGCCGCATCGCCGAACGCTTTGGACGCGAGGCCATCAAGACCCCAGCCACCCAGTAG
- the trxA gene encoding thioredoxin has translation MAKPIEVNDSNFDQTLKENSLVLVDFWAEWCGPCRMVAPVIEELASEYAGKVTVAKLDVDANPKTAMKYRVMSIPTIILFKNGEPAEVLVGAQPKRNFEARLQKHVPAAAQSQ, from the coding sequence ATGGCCAAACCCATCGAAGTGAACGACAGCAACTTTGACCAGACCCTCAAGGAAAACAGCCTGGTGTTGGTGGATTTCTGGGCGGAGTGGTGTGGGCCCTGCCGCATGGTAGCCCCGGTCATCGAGGAGCTAGCCAGCGAGTACGCGGGCAAGGTCACGGTGGCTAAGCTGGACGTGGACGCCAACCCCAAGACCGCCATGAAGTACCGGGTGATGAGCATCCCCACCATCATCCTGTTCAAAAACGGCGAGCCCGCCGAGGTGCTGGTGGGGGCCCAACCCAAGCGCAACTTCGAGGCCCGGCTGCAAAAGCACGTGCCCGCGGCTGCGCAGAGCCAATAG
- a CDS encoding M23 family metallopeptidase: protein MRAKPGWYMLGLVLLYALVMTLAWRAERQQVAALRTEVARIRDSLQRGPEGLMLPLIGACLPKDRANLPGAPRKYRQGVNQGFVFTDGSSCVPVVYGTGVVAAGGGEVVKLERDYRELTLAEFEALLKAVEKGATPAQLDRLRGREIWIRHPDGSTTVYAHLSAIAPGLEVGSKVTKGQFIGQVGNSGTLNGVRGSRAGARLLFELWEGTPGESRFFGQGIASPELLLAQAKQRFDLP from the coding sequence ATGAGGGCTAAGCCAGGATGGTACATGCTAGGGCTCGTCCTCCTCTACGCCCTGGTGATGACCTTGGCTTGGCGGGCTGAACGGCAGCAGGTGGCCGCTTTGCGCACCGAGGTCGCGAGGATCCGGGATTCGCTGCAACGCGGACCGGAAGGCTTGATGTTACCCTTGATCGGGGCGTGTTTGCCCAAAGACCGGGCCAACCTCCCTGGAGCGCCGCGCAAGTATAGGCAAGGGGTCAATCAAGGGTTTGTGTTTACCGATGGGTCTTCTTGCGTGCCGGTGGTGTACGGGACCGGGGTGGTGGCGGCGGGTGGAGGAGAGGTGGTGAAGCTCGAGCGCGATTACCGCGAACTCACCCTGGCAGAGTTTGAGGCCCTGCTCAAGGCGGTCGAAAAAGGCGCTACCCCGGCCCAGCTTGACCGGCTGCGGGGCCGCGAGATCTGGATTCGCCATCCCGATGGTTCGACCACGGTGTATGCCCACCTCTCGGCCATCGCGCCGGGGCTCGAGGTCGGCAGCAAGGTCACCAAAGGGCAGTTTATCGGCCAAGTGGGAAACTCCGGAACCCTCAACGGGGTGCGAGGGAGCCGCGCCGGAGCTCGGCTCCTCTTCGAGCTATGGGAGGGAACTCCCGGCGAGAGCCGTTTTTTCGGGCAAGGGATTGCCTCTCCAGAGCTTCTCCTGGCTCAAGCCAAGCAGAGGTTCGACCTGCCCTGA
- a CDS encoding asparaginase — translation MQSYVYAYRGPVIENRHRVSLAVVNREGKLLAAAGDPRLLAHMRSSAKPFQAQALFQSGAMPRFGFGSEELALAISSHDGTPRHAEIAARMLERIGLDPSYLACGVHPPFSRMARRELEARGQKPSVLHNNCSGKHSGMLAAAVALGADPQGYELPQHPVQRLIFQTVRELSGVSEIPYGVDGCSVPTFVLPLDRAAWMFAQLAEPALAPQPYREGLEAAYSAMRLHPELIAGPESIDTVLMQRVPGLAAKRGADGYYGMALRETRWGPLGIALKVEDGAVVAREPAVVQLLELLGVLDPSTPLEWRRPLIKNVKGLEVGYYQAHLELEWS, via the coding sequence GTGCAATCCTACGTCTATGCGTATCGCGGCCCTGTGATCGAAAACCGCCACCGGGTTTCGCTGGCCGTGGTGAACCGAGAGGGCAAGCTGTTAGCCGCCGCCGGCGACCCCCGGCTTCTGGCCCACATGCGTTCCTCGGCCAAGCCCTTCCAGGCCCAGGCCCTCTTCCAAAGTGGGGCCATGCCAAGATTCGGCTTTGGATCGGAGGAGCTGGCCCTGGCCATCTCTTCCCACGACGGAACCCCACGCCATGCTGAGATTGCCGCGCGGATGCTCGAGCGGATCGGGCTCGACCCCAGCTATCTGGCCTGTGGGGTGCACCCTCCCTTCTCCCGCATGGCTCGGCGAGAACTCGAGGCCCGCGGGCAAAAACCCAGCGTGCTGCACAATAACTGCTCGGGTAAACACTCCGGGATGCTGGCGGCCGCCGTGGCCCTGGGCGCCGACCCGCAGGGCTACGAACTCCCGCAGCACCCGGTGCAGCGGCTTATCTTTCAAACCGTGCGCGAACTTTCCGGCGTCTCGGAGATCCCCTACGGGGTGGACGGTTGCAGCGTTCCGACTTTTGTGCTCCCCCTTGACCGCGCGGCATGGATGTTCGCCCAATTGGCCGAGCCCGCGTTGGCCCCCCAGCCCTACCGGGAAGGCCTCGAGGCGGCCTACTCGGCCATGCGCCTACACCCTGAGCTCATCGCCGGGCCAGAGAGCATCGACACCGTGCTGATGCAGCGGGTCCCGGGCCTAGCCGCCAAGCGAGGAGCCGATGGCTATTACGGCATGGCCTTGCGCGAGACGCGGTGGGGGCCCCTGGGCATTGCCCTAAAGGTCGAGGATGGCGCGGTCGTGGCGCGGGAACCGGCGGTGGTGCAACTGCTCGAGCTATTGGGGGTACTCGATCCCAGCACGCCGCTGGAATGGCGCAGGCCGCTCATCAAGAACGTGAAAGGGCTCGAGGTGGGATACTACCAGGCCCACCTCGAGCTGGAGTGGAGCTAA
- a CDS encoding DUF309 domain-containing protein, whose translation MGVLETPEFTTALELWRRGEFWEVHEALEPLWMRLRGLEREFTQGVILLAAALHKAKSSPSGGGRNFAKALRHLEAIPPIYQGVRVAELIEEVSAALQDPKRIPAFPTCADRIGWPKRTPAP comes from the coding sequence ATGGGTGTGCTCGAGACCCCCGAGTTTACCACCGCCCTCGAGCTGTGGAGGCGCGGAGAGTTTTGGGAGGTGCACGAAGCGCTCGAGCCCTTGTGGATGCGCCTCAGGGGGCTGGAGCGGGAGTTCACCCAAGGAGTGATTTTGCTGGCGGCGGCCTTGCACAAGGCTAAATCCAGCCCGAGCGGAGGTGGGCGGAACTTTGCCAAAGCGCTGCGGCACCTCGAGGCAATCCCCCCGATCTACCAGGGAGTCCGGGTGGCCGAACTGATCGAGGAGGTAAGCGCCGCGTTGCAAGACCCGAAGCGGATTCCGGCTTTCCCTACCTGCGCGGATCGGATTGGCTGGCCAAAGCGCACCCCAGCTCCCTGA
- the lspA gene encoding signal peptidase II — MPLILVPLLLCLDQAVKIWAVAHLAPGVPHPFIPLLDLTLIYNTGAAFGLFPGGARILVIVSVVVGFGILYYLSRHKLSLLQQAAFSLIAAGALGNAIDRIGRGSVVDYLDATGTGWGPFDNFPIFNLADACVVVGVILLLLPTRRRSKW; from the coding sequence GTGCCCTTGATCCTCGTTCCCCTTTTACTTTGCCTCGACCAGGCAGTAAAAATCTGGGCCGTAGCCCATCTTGCTCCGGGCGTACCTCACCCCTTTATCCCTCTGCTCGACCTGACCCTCATCTACAACACCGGGGCGGCCTTTGGCCTCTTCCCGGGGGGAGCCCGCATCTTGGTGATCGTGAGCGTCGTGGTGGGGTTTGGAATTCTCTACTACCTCAGCCGCCATAAGCTGTCCCTGCTGCAGCAAGCAGCCTTTTCCCTGATCGCCGCCGGGGCCTTGGGCAACGCCATCGACCGCATTGGGCGGGGATCGGTGGTAGATTACCTCGATGCCACCGGAACTGGCTGGGGGCCTTTTGACAATTTCCCCATCTTCAACCTGGCCGATGCTTGCGTGGTGGTAGGGGTGATCTTGCTGCTGTTGCCGACCCGCCGGCGTTCCAAATGGTGA
- a CDS encoding AI-2E family transporter codes for MRETFRQAWQYLWLRVAVYALLIALALHYLNWAFAMARSAIVTVLIAVVFSYITSPIVRWFERRRLSRALGVVVVFVGFLLFVALASVLLANMAGQLAGFLTGLPHLLSPLLDWAQALPGRFGQIELPQPLRDALAQASSSLQTLLQGFTQSLLRLLQALLAQGGNLIGFFSDLVGGIFQLLTALTISIYLLYDLPKIAHTLLRAIPEPYQPMALEVSQKADRAFGGFVRGQILVATISGTLVALGLSIVGVPQAASLGFLTFIFNFIPFVGVIISAIPAILLALPLGWLKLALTVGVLYLTNQLEGNVYGPFVMRRAVSIHPVTGIIGILVTSSLFGFIGALFSTPMLAFFKILYVDYYQKSRFYKEG; via the coding sequence ATGCGCGAAACCTTTCGTCAGGCGTGGCAATATCTTTGGCTTCGGGTCGCGGTCTATGCGCTGCTGATTGCCCTGGCGTTGCACTACCTGAACTGGGCCTTCGCCATGGCGAGATCGGCCATCGTCACCGTTTTGATCGCGGTGGTCTTTTCGTACATCACCAGCCCCATCGTGCGCTGGTTTGAGCGGCGCCGGCTGAGCCGGGCGCTGGGGGTGGTGGTGGTGTTTGTAGGATTTTTGCTCTTCGTGGCCTTGGCCTCGGTGCTCCTGGCGAACATGGCCGGTCAGCTGGCGGGCTTTCTCACCGGGCTCCCCCACCTGTTGTCCCCCCTGCTGGACTGGGCGCAGGCCCTGCCGGGGCGATTTGGGCAGATCGAACTGCCCCAGCCGCTGCGGGATGCCCTAGCCCAGGCCAGCAGCAGCCTCCAAACGTTGCTCCAGGGGTTTACTCAGTCCTTGCTGCGCCTGCTCCAGGCGCTGCTGGCCCAGGGGGGTAACCTGATCGGTTTTTTCAGCGACCTGGTGGGGGGGATTTTTCAACTTCTCACCGCCCTCACCATCTCGATCTACTTGCTTTATGACCTTCCCAAAATTGCCCACACCCTGCTCAGGGCCATCCCCGAGCCCTACCAGCCCATGGCGCTCGAGGTCTCGCAGAAAGCCGATCGGGCTTTTGGGGGGTTCGTGCGGGGCCAGATTCTGGTCGCGACCATATCAGGGACCCTGGTAGCGCTAGGTCTCTCTATAGTGGGTGTGCCTCAGGCGGCTAGCCTGGGCTTCCTGACCTTTATCTTCAACTTCATCCCCTTTGTGGGGGTCATCATCTCGGCGATCCCGGCCATTTTGCTGGCGTTGCCCTTGGGCTGGCTAAAGCTGGCCCTGACCGTGGGGGTGCTGTACCTGACCAACCAGCTCGAGGGCAACGTCTACGGCCCCTTCGTGATGCGCCGGGCGGTGAGCATCCACCCGGTAACGGGAATCATCGGGATCCTCGTGACCAGCTCGCTCTTCGGTTTTATCGGGGCTTTGTTCAGCACGCCGATGCTGGCGTTTTTCAAGATCTTGTACGTGGACTATTACCAAAAAAGCCGTTTCTACAAGGAGGGCTAG